One window of Chryseobacterium indologenes genomic DNA carries:
- a CDS encoding cupin domain-containing protein, protein MKFRKEPFFDGNSEWEDLGAGVSRQFVGYNSQVMMVIVKFEKDAIGALHQHFHSQITYVASGKFEVMVDGETKILQQGDGFFAQPNIFHGVKCLEAGQLIDAFAPFREDFLKD, encoded by the coding sequence ATGAAATTCAGAAAAGAACCCTTCTTCGATGGTAATTCAGAGTGGGAAGATTTAGGAGCAGGAGTTTCCAGACAGTTTGTGGGGTATAATTCTCAAGTAATGATGGTGATTGTAAAGTTTGAAAAAGATGCCATTGGAGCTTTACACCAGCATTTTCATTCTCAGATCACCTATGTTGCTTCAGGAAAGTTTGAAGTGATGGTTGATGGTGAAACAAAGATCTTACAGCAAGGTGACGGATTTTTCGCGCAGCCGAATATTTTCCATGGAGTAAAATGTCTGGAAGCAGGACAATTAATTGATGCTTTCGCTCCTTTTAGAGAAGATTTCCTGAAAGATTAA
- a CDS encoding rhamnogalacturonan acetylesterase: MNKKLTLLLLFLSIITFAQKPTLFLIGDSTMANKENPDKNPEHGWGQVLPQFLTGIEIQNHAMNGRSSKSFRTEGRWDKVEKQLKKGDFVIIQFGHNDQKLKDSTKFTNPYTQYRANLERYVNEARAKGATPILMTSIVRRNFNENGVLIDTHKEYPLVVRMVANDLKVPFVDMQLLTEQLEISYGPENSKKLHLHYKERENPYYPKGKDDDTHLSTLGAESVAKLALKNLKSLKIGLEKYIK, translated from the coding sequence ATGAATAAAAAGCTAACCTTACTATTATTATTTTTATCAATAATAACATTCGCACAAAAACCAACCCTATTCCTCATCGGTGATTCTACTATGGCCAACAAAGAAAATCCGGATAAAAATCCAGAACATGGCTGGGGACAGGTTTTGCCACAATTTTTAACAGGAATTGAAATTCAGAATCATGCGATGAATGGCAGAAGTTCAAAAAGCTTTCGGACTGAAGGCAGATGGGATAAAGTGGAAAAACAGCTGAAAAAAGGAGATTTTGTCATTATTCAGTTTGGACATAACGACCAGAAATTAAAGGATTCTACGAAATTCACCAATCCATATACACAATATAGAGCCAACCTGGAAAGGTATGTAAATGAAGCCAGAGCAAAAGGAGCAACCCCCATTCTGATGACTTCTATTGTAAGAAGAAATTTCAATGAAAACGGAGTTTTGATTGATACCCATAAAGAATATCCTTTAGTAGTAAGAATGGTGGCCAATGATCTGAAAGTTCCGTTTGTAGATATGCAGTTACTGACAGAACAACTGGAAATTTCTTACGGTCCTGAAAATTCAAAAAAACTTCATCTGCATTATAAAGAAAGAGAAAATCCTTACTATCCAAAAGGAAAAGACGATGATACTCATTTATCAACCTTAGGCGCAGAATCAGTTGCAAAATTAGCACTGAAGAATTTGAAGAGTTTAAAAATCGGGTTAGAGAAATATATTAAATAG